Proteins encoded by one window of Cylindrospermum stagnale PCC 7417:
- a CDS encoding DUF3598 family protein, which yields MSSQWERLLQNLGEWQGSFTRFSPQGTLLEDIKSVVSLEGLDNNQTIHQIVRRQGQEDLVLEYSSLSRNTLFFDNGAFSQGSIQLGPFSEFGAELGLIHENRRLRLVQLFAKTGQLDKLTLIREHLANTPAAENPPLQVEDLLGEWRGEAVTIYPDWRSPTTYSSTLQLQLDPTGRLVQNLSFGGRTITSTATIKGSIILFDQDPQKQVQVLLLPNGASATSPIQAQLRQPFFLEAGWLIEPNERQRMIRSYSDKGEWVSLTLVTERRITS from the coding sequence ACTCGGTTTTCACCCCAAGGTACACTTTTAGAAGATATCAAAAGTGTGGTTTCTCTAGAAGGATTGGACAATAATCAGACCATCCACCAGATTGTTCGCCGTCAAGGACAAGAAGATTTAGTTCTGGAATACAGTTCCCTATCCAGGAATACATTATTTTTTGATAATGGGGCATTTTCTCAAGGTTCAATCCAGCTAGGGCCATTTTCTGAATTTGGGGCGGAGTTGGGTTTAATTCACGAAAATCGCCGCTTACGTCTAGTTCAGTTATTTGCTAAAACTGGTCAATTAGACAAACTAACCTTGATTCGAGAACATCTAGCTAATACCCCAGCAGCAGAAAACCCACCTTTGCAGGTAGAAGATTTATTGGGAGAATGGCGTGGGGAGGCAGTCACGATTTATCCAGATTGGCGATCGCCTACTACATACTCTTCAACTCTACAACTACAACTTGATCCCACTGGGCGATTAGTTCAAAATCTCTCTTTTGGCGGGCGCACAATTACCTCCACCGCTACCATCAAAGGATCAATCATCCTCTTTGATCAAGATCCCCAAAAGCAAGTGCAAGTATTACTCCTACCGAATGGTGCTTCTGCAACTTCTCCAATACAGGCACAGTTGCGTCAACCTTTCTTCCTAGAAGCGGGTTGGTTAATTGAACCAAACGAGCGCCAGCGAATGATTCGCAGCTACAGCGACAAAGGCGAATGGGTTAGCCTTACCCTAGTCACAGAACGCCGAATCACATCTTAA
- the aat gene encoding leucyl/phenylalanyl-tRNA--protein transferase, protein MQYDIAAIIRGYAQGYFLMADDSDHLGWYGSNERTLIPLDERFRYPKSLQRVLNQERFTVAINRDFSSVVAGCANRETTWISPELQKIYWLLYQAGYAYSFETWQGDELAGGILGIVIGGAFIGESMFYRIPDGSKVAMVKLVERLCQRQFVLFDAQMMNPHLERFGAYLVNDQEYNALLKQALPSNCSLI, encoded by the coding sequence ATGCAATATGATATTGCCGCTATTATTCGGGGTTACGCTCAAGGCTATTTTCTCATGGCTGATGACAGTGATCACCTGGGATGGTATGGGAGTAATGAACGCACTTTGATTCCTTTGGATGAACGATTTCGTTATCCCAAGTCATTACAGCGTGTTCTCAACCAAGAACGCTTCACTGTGGCGATTAACCGTGACTTCTCATCTGTGGTAGCTGGATGCGCCAACCGCGAAACTACTTGGATTTCCCCGGAATTACAAAAGATTTACTGGCTACTTTACCAGGCTGGTTATGCTTATAGTTTTGAAACTTGGCAGGGTGATGAATTAGCAGGGGGAATTTTAGGGATTGTGATTGGCGGCGCTTTCATTGGCGAATCGATGTTCTACCGTATTCCCGATGGCTCAAAGGTGGCGATGGTAAAGTTGGTAGAGAGATTGTGCCAAAGGCAATTTGTGCTGTTTGACGCCCAAATGATGAATCCCCATTTGGAAAGATTTGGTGCTTATCTCGTGAATGATCAAGAATATAACGCCTTACTTAAGCAAGCGTTACCAAGTAACTGTTCGTTAATTTAA
- the rpsN gene encoding 30S ribosomal protein S14, with protein MAKKSMIEREKKRAKLVEQYADKREALLDEFKSAASPLDKLEIHRKIQQLPRNSAPTRRRNRCWVTGRPRGVYRDFGLSRNVLREWAHEGLLPGVVKSSW; from the coding sequence ATGGCGAAAAAGAGTATGATTGAGCGCGAGAAAAAACGCGCCAAGTTGGTGGAACAGTATGCTGACAAACGGGAAGCGCTGCTGGATGAGTTCAAAAGCGCAGCATCGCCTTTGGATAAGCTAGAAATCCATCGGAAAATTCAACAGCTACCCCGTAACAGTGCGCCTACCCGCCGCCGCAACCGTTGCTGGGTAACTGGTCGTCCCAGAGGTGTTTATCGTGATTTTGGGCTATCTCGGAACGTTCTGCGGGAATGGGCGCACGAGGGTCTTTTGCCTGGTGTTGTTAAGTCTAGTTGGTAG
- the nth gene encoding endonuclease III codes for MSVTRKSSSKKQRALEVLARLKRLYPDATCSLNYSTPVQLLVATILSAQCTDERVNKVTPELFSRFPDAASLASAELLELEDLVRSTGFYRNKAKNIQGACRMIVSDFDSVVPNQMQQLLLLPGVARKTANVVLAHAYGINAGVTVDTHVKRLSQRLGLTKYPDPVHIEQDLMGLLPQADWENWSIRLIYHGRAVCKARSPACVACELADLCPNANLAVVVD; via the coding sequence GTGAGTGTTACCCGCAAATCGTCGTCTAAAAAGCAACGTGCTCTAGAAGTTCTTGCTCGCCTGAAGCGCCTTTATCCCGATGCAACGTGCTCTTTGAACTACTCAACGCCCGTGCAATTGCTGGTAGCAACTATTCTCTCTGCTCAATGTACTGATGAGCGGGTGAATAAGGTGACACCAGAATTATTCAGCCGGTTTCCCGATGCAGCTAGTTTGGCAAGTGCTGAGTTGTTAGAGCTAGAGGATTTGGTGCGCTCGACTGGATTTTATCGCAACAAGGCTAAGAATATTCAAGGCGCTTGTCGGATGATTGTCAGTGATTTTGACTCTGTTGTTCCTAACCAAATGCAACAGTTGTTGCTACTTCCAGGTGTGGCAAGGAAGACGGCAAATGTGGTTTTGGCTCATGCTTATGGAATAAATGCTGGGGTGACGGTGGATACTCATGTTAAGCGCCTTAGCCAACGTTTGGGTCTAACTAAATATCCAGACCCGGTTCATATTGAGCAAGATTTAATGGGGTTGTTGCCGCAAGCAGATTGGGAAAATTGGTCAATTCGGCTGATTTATCACGGTCGTGCTGTTTGTAAGGCTCGTTCTCCTGCCTGTGTTGCTTGTGAACTGGCGGATTTATGCCCAAATGCTAATCTGGCTGTGGTGGTAGACTAG
- the rseP gene encoding RIP metalloprotease RseP — protein MSVLAAISVLAILILVHEAGHFIAARSQGIYVNRFSLGFGPVIWKYQGPQTEYALRAFPLGGFVGFPDDDPDSDVPPNDPNLLRNRPILDRAIVISAGVIANLIFAYLVLVLQLGIVGIPKEFNYQPGVIVKPVNEQSLAYQAGIREGDIILAVNGQEIPATENSTALLTKEIQNHPNQQIELRVQHKNEQVSLKISPNKGADGKGLIGIELGPNGSVAYRRPNSPVEIFSIAANRFQELFVGTLKGFGQLVTNFQQTIGQVSGPVNIVKIGAKLADENSTNLLSFAAIISINLAIINILPLPALDGGQLAFLLIEGLLGKPLPTKIQEGVMQTGLVLLLGLGIFLIVKETTQLTSQLDWVQRLFQ, from the coding sequence ATGTCAGTTTTAGCAGCGATTTCAGTTTTGGCTATTTTGATTTTGGTACACGAGGCTGGACACTTTATAGCCGCGCGTTCTCAAGGTATTTACGTTAACCGCTTTTCTTTGGGTTTCGGCCCAGTTATTTGGAAGTACCAAGGGCCACAAACCGAATATGCTCTCCGCGCTTTTCCTTTGGGCGGTTTTGTCGGCTTCCCGGATGATGACCCTGATAGCGATGTGCCCCCCAATGACCCGAATCTGCTGCGTAACCGCCCAATTTTAGATCGGGCGATCGTCATTAGTGCCGGGGTGATAGCAAATTTAATATTTGCCTATTTGGTGCTGGTGCTGCAATTGGGTATTGTTGGCATTCCCAAGGAATTCAATTATCAACCTGGTGTAATCGTTAAGCCTGTTAATGAACAGTCCCTTGCTTACCAAGCAGGCATTAGGGAAGGAGACATTATTCTGGCTGTTAATGGTCAGGAAATACCCGCTACTGAAAATTCAACGGCGTTGCTGACTAAAGAAATTCAAAATCATCCTAATCAGCAAATTGAACTGAGAGTTCAGCATAAAAACGAACAAGTATCCCTGAAAATCTCACCAAATAAGGGGGCTGATGGTAAAGGTTTGATTGGCATTGAACTTGGCCCCAATGGTTCGGTTGCTTATCGTCGTCCCAATAGTCCTGTGGAAATTTTTAGTATTGCTGCCAATAGGTTCCAAGAATTATTTGTTGGTACACTCAAAGGTTTTGGGCAGTTGGTTACTAATTTTCAACAAACTATTGGACAAGTTTCGGGGCCAGTTAATATTGTCAAAATAGGCGCAAAGTTGGCTGATGAAAATAGCACTAACTTGTTGTCTTTTGCGGCAATTATCAGCATTAACCTGGCAATCATCAATATTTTGCCTCTACCGGCTTTGGATGGGGGACAATTGGCTTTTCTGTTGATTGAAGGTTTGCTTGGTAAGCCTTTACCTACCAAGATTCAAGAAGGTGTGATGCAAACTGGTTTAGTGTTACTCTTGGGCTTAGGAATTTTTCTGATTGTTAAAGAAACCACGCAGTTAACTTCCCAGTTGGACTGGGTGCAAAGATTGTTCCAGTGA
- a CDS encoding type II toxin-antitoxin system VapC family toxin, whose amino-acid sequence MSEVIVLDTHIWFWFINQEFERFPTHWREAIETAEEVGVSVISCYEIALAHQRGRLELPCAANQWFQEALQLSDITLFPLTAEITCRAVELSPIHKDPFDRLIIATTLEFKAKLASIDGLISQYLELDTHLMT is encoded by the coding sequence ATGTCTGAAGTAATTGTCCTCGATACCCATATCTGGTTCTGGTTTATTAATCAAGAATTTGAGCGATTTCCTACTCACTGGCGAGAAGCTATCGAAACGGCTGAAGAGGTAGGTGTTTCGGTTATTTCCTGCTACGAAATTGCACTCGCACATCAGCGAGGAAGACTAGAGTTACCCTGTGCTGCTAATCAATGGTTTCAGGAGGCATTACAGCTATCAGACATTACATTATTTCCCTTGACTGCTGAAATTACCTGTCGTGCTGTAGAGTTATCTCCTATCCACAAAGATCCGTTTGACCGCTTAATTATTGCTACAACACTGGAATTTAAAGCAAAGTTAGCCAGTATTGATGGCTTGATATCTCAATATCTTGAACTTGATACTCATTTGATGACATAG
- a CDS encoding CBASS cGAMP-activated phospholipase, with translation MVHSPSDSASELETFKVLSIDGGGSKGLYSARILEHFEDRFNCHIADYFDLICGTSTGGLISLALSLNIPVSLISNLYYRRGKQIFPQQNNFLSLLKQIFLRSKYDNSELRRALQEIFGDRTLADSRCLLCIPAFSLTDGRPFIFKYDHNEGNLRRDSKTTYVDIALATSAAPAYLPIVTIDTYDQKQFIDGGVYANNPTLVGVVEALRYFVGKGKRFQKLMVMSIGSLEPNPGRRFVSKYHRSVLDWNKDLITTFFEGQAYVTGYFVDTLANYCDSPFDYVRIPGAPLSPQQAQIINIDNTSKEALQLMSQMGTDQALFWGRTPEIAEFFKERKQYLIR, from the coding sequence ATGGTTCACTCTCCTTCAGATTCTGCTTCTGAGTTAGAAACATTTAAAGTCCTATCAATAGATGGAGGGGGGAGCAAAGGGCTGTATTCAGCCAGAATCCTAGAACATTTTGAGGATAGATTTAATTGTCATATCGCTGATTATTTTGACTTGATTTGTGGTACTTCAACGGGAGGGTTGATTTCACTGGCATTATCCCTAAATATACCTGTCAGTTTGATCAGTAACCTATACTACAGACGAGGAAAACAAATTTTCCCACAGCAAAATAATTTTCTAAGTTTGCTGAAACAGATTTTTCTGAGAAGCAAGTATGATAACAGCGAATTGAGGAGAGCATTGCAAGAAATATTTGGAGACCGAACCCTTGCAGACTCTCGCTGTTTGTTGTGTATCCCTGCATTTTCTTTAACTGATGGTAGACCATTCATTTTTAAGTACGACCATAATGAAGGTAATTTACGTAGGGATAGCAAAACAACGTATGTTGACATAGCTCTTGCAACAAGTGCAGCACCAGCTTATCTGCCAATTGTTACTATTGATACTTATGATCAAAAACAGTTTATTGATGGAGGAGTTTATGCCAATAATCCAACTTTAGTTGGTGTTGTAGAGGCACTCCGGTACTTTGTTGGCAAAGGCAAAAGATTTCAGAAGCTAATGGTGATGTCTATTGGTTCTCTAGAGCCAAATCCTGGAAGGCGTTTTGTTTCTAAATATCATCGTTCGGTTCTTGACTGGAACAAGGATCTGATCACTACATTTTTTGAGGGTCAAGCTTATGTTACGGGTTACTTTGTGGACACTTTAGCAAACTATTGCGACTCCCCGTTTGATTATGTTCGTATTCCTGGTGCGCCTTTATCTCCACAGCAGGCACAAATTATTAACATCGATAACACTTCCAAAGAGGCATTGCAGTTAATGTCGCAAATGGGGACAGATCAGGCATTGTTTTGGGGTAGGACGCCAGAAATTGCTGAGTTTTTCAAAGAGCGTAAACAATATCTTATCAGGTGA